A region of the Planctomycetaceae bacterium genome:
TGGTGCCCTTCGATGGATCGGGATTGTGGCCCAGGACCGCCATGATGACGTTCGTCTTGTCGAGAATCACCAGCCGGCCATTCAGGTCGGGAACCGATACAAAGTCTCCCTGAACCGCCGCTGATGTGGGCATTCCCAGACCTGTGATGACTTCGTCGATGTACTCACCGTCCAGGCTGTAGTGCAGCAGTCTTCCGCGGGGCTTATCGAATCCGGGCGGAGTGTGGTTGCGGTCACAGATCAGCAGCCGCGGCGGGTCGTAGCGCGTGTCCAGCGTCATCCCGTGAGCCGTGTTGAATTCCTTCAGCCCGTTGCCCTTTGTTCCGAAGTGCATCAGATACTTGCCGGTGCTGTCGAACTTGAAGATGTGATTGCTGGCGTATCCGTCGGACAAAATGATGTCTCCGTTGGGAGCCACCGTGATGGCCGTCGGGCTGAACTTGTCTAGCTTCAGACCGGACTCTTCCGGAAACGGCAGTTTCAGAACGATGTCACCGGTTTCGGCGCTGAACTTGATTCCTTCGGCGTTGGCGTTGCGGGCACCGTAGATGAATTCGCCATCGGGCTCATCACGGATTTCCATGTCATGGATGTTGGAGTATTCGTCACCCAGGAATCGGCGGACCACCTTGCCGTCGGGAGAAAACACAAACACGCCGATCTGCGCGCTGGTGTAGATGTTTCCCGCCTTGTCGATCACCACCGCCCCGTGAGTCGGTCCCAGAACGGACTTCCCGTCTTCGCCCAGAGCCCATCCGGGGACGGTGTCGAACGTCATGATCCCGCAACCCATCCGCACCGGCTGAGTCTTCTCCGCGGCGCATGCGGAAAGAGCAATGCCAATGGCCAGTGTGAACGCCAGACAGCGCGACATGTGTTTCATGGTTTGAATTCCTGGGGGTTTTGGGAGTACCGTTGAATCGCCGCTGCGCAGGTACATCGTGTGTCGAGCACCCGCGGAGTCCGGAGAAACGTCCCGCTCGCGCGAATGGGTGGGACGGAGTCAGCCAGGCGTCGCGGGAATCCGAGCAGCAAAGCGCTCAGCCCGCCGTCCCGACGCCTGATCCATTCCACACAGATCAACAACAACCATCCTCCCGCTGCGCGCGGGAGGATGACGTCCATCGTGAACGGCGGCTCAGGTCACAGCTCACAAGGCGGGTCCGTCACGATGCGTGCCAGCCATGCATCGGCAATCCCAGCCACTTGCGCTGGCCTGGTGTCCTGTCGATCGTAAGTTGATGTGTGCCACTGGCTGTGCCAGTGCCCTGTGCTCGGGAAAACACTGGCACAGCCAGTGGCACACGACCCACCGATCCACGCCTGACAAAGCACTAGCCTGAGATCGCAGCACGGTCCTGAGTGTGCAGCACAGCAAAGTACGCCTCCGGCAACCTGCCGGGGGCGTCGCGAATGCTGTCGACAACCGATGACTACTTCTTGCCGCCACTCGTGTACTCGGCATCGGTCATCTTGCCCATACCGGCATCCTTCAAGTCATCTTCAATGGGGGTTGTCGTCTTGGTTTCCGCTTCATCCGGTGCCGGAAGAGTTTCTTCAGCACATCCTGAGAAGACGAAACAGGCAAACGGCACCAGCAACCATGAATAACGAGCCATCGAACACTACCTCAGAACTTTGAAACCAGCGTCACAAATCACAGAAGGATTCCACCAACGGATGGAACCTTCAGAACGGCCAGCATTAGAGTCAGAAGCTAACTGCAATTCAACTCACCGACCATCAGCCGGTCGAACGCAGCAGCCGCTCACTGCGGATCGGCTTCCTGGACCTCCAGAGTCGAATCCACTGTCACGGGCCCTTCAACTTTCTGCAGTGTCCCCGACGGCCAGCGGATCTCAATCCCCTGAACATTGCCGGAATTACCCAGACCAAAATACAGCGGACAACTGCTCTGTGACAGATATCCTGACTTGCCGTCGTTCACCTTCACCTGGGTCTTGTCCGCTGTCCTGACAGTGACGATAGCGCCGAGTCCGTCACGATTCGATTCTGTTCCGGTCAGGTCAATCTTCAGAAAGTGAAGTTCCGGAATTCGATCGTTCAGGTCGCTGACCAGCACCAGCGGTTCGGAGTTGAAGTCGTTGGTAATTATGTCGAGATCGCCGTCGCTGTCGATGTCGAAGATTGCCGACGAGCGTGTCCCAAGGGCGCCCCATGCGACGATGCGAGTCACACGGGAACCTCGTGCCTGGTACGCTTCGAACAGTTCCTTGTCGTTCCCGGTGACGTCGAATTCGAACCAGGGAATCGCCGTGCGTCCGCTTCGCCGCGGCTCGACACCCAGCAGATATTCCGCATCCAGAAACTCGTGACCTTCGTTGTTCAGCAGGACGGAGTTGACCGCATAGCGAAATGGAAAGTTCATACTGGCGGCAACAAACACGTCGTCAAAGCCGTCGGCGTTCAGGTCGCCCGTGCTGATTCCCCACGGCCAGTACGTTTCCGCTCCGATGCTGTCGGAAATCTCCCGGTAGCCGCCGTCCGCTTGCTTCTGAAAGAACGCATTTCCAAGCACATGATTGCCGTCCGTATTCAAGACACCGGGTGCAAACTGTTCGATCTTCGCCTTCAGCTTTTCCTTTTCGGGGCCGACGGGATCCGCCATATCGGTGTGCATGTCGGTCAGATACATGTCCTGCCGTCCGTCGTTGTCGAAATCGAACACCTTGACTCCCATCGCTCCCCAGGGAGTCGCGGGGAACAGTTCACGACTCTTCCTGACAAACCGCCGGCCTTCTTCGTTTTCGTAGTATTCGTCATGGCCCTGCATGTTCAGCACGTACAGATCGGGCCAGCCGTCGTCATTGCCGTCCAGCACGCTGGCGTCGCCCGACCAGGATCGATCGTCCAGGCCGACTTTCTGCGTGACATCGTCAAACCGGCAGTCGCCGCGATTTTCAAACAGAACACTGCTTTCTGAGCGTTCGGGCTTCAGGTGTGCCATGAACGCATCGGGGTTGGCGACATAAAAGGGATAGTCACCGGTATCGGGGCCGGTATAGCGGTCGTGGACAACGGTTTTGACTTCTTCCGTCGTGTACTTGCCGACGTTTACCAGAAACAGATCCAGCAGCCCGTCGCGGTTATAGTCAAAAAAAACAGCGGACGACGAATGGCCGTTGTAGTCGACGCCGGACGCCGCGGAAACGTCCGTGAACTTTCCGCCTCCGTCATTGCGGAACAGCACGTTGGGGCTGCGAACGTTGGTGACATACAGATCGG
Encoded here:
- a CDS encoding 6-bladed beta-propeller gives rise to the protein MKHMSRCLAFTLAIGIALSACAAEKTQPVRMGCGIMTFDTVPGWALGEDGKSVLGPTHGAVVIDKAGNIYTSAQIGVFVFSPDGKVVRRFLGDEYSNIHDMEIRDEPDGEFIYGARNANAEGIKFSAETGDIVLKLPFPEESGLKLDKFSPTAITVAPNGDIILSDGYASNHIFKFDSTGKYLMHFGTKGNGLKEFNTAHGMTLDTRYDPPRLLICDRNHTPPGFDKPRGRLLHYSLDGEYIDEVITGLGMPTSAAVQGDFVSVPDLNGRLVILDKTNVIMAVLGHNPDPSKGTNFNVPQEEWIEGIFHGTHGSYWDRDGNLYVQDWNVSGRIMKLVRADAGLH
- a CDS encoding FG-GAP-like repeat-containing protein, with protein sequence MKKVIAVCLLAAFSGCESDTTPVDSVASTGNAVAEEKVHNPPILMRAPDFEFTDQTGQPYGSDNILGRVCIVNFITTRGENTSQAQTSRLAELQKEWRTSRAWNDIRMLSITVDPDYDTPQILSEYAAKAKADPDHWKFLTGPRDAVVELSSVGFQLQVDETAQADGASVPHSPGLVLIDPEGDVRGIYDAGVAEDIDRLKLDLATTLEERLLIHADLLDPSWLKRRRDAQLATVDRFSVFHDFSFTDRRRESGITFRNRIVDDAGREHKPCHYDHGNGLAVADVDGDGLLDVYFVTQAGGNELWKNRGDGTFENVTQAAGVAVSDRIGVSASFADIDNDGDPDLYVTNVRSPNVLFRNDGGGKFTDVSAASGVDYNGHSSSAVFFDYNRDGLLDLFLVNVGKYTTEEVKTVVHDRYTGPDTGDYPFYVANPDAFMAHLKPERSESSVLFENRGDCRFDDVTQKVGLDDRSWSGDASVLDGNDDGWPDLYVLNMQGHDEYYENEEGRRFVRKSRELFPATPWGAMGVKVFDFDNDGRQDMYLTDMHTDMADPVGPEKEKLKAKIEQFAPGVLNTDGNHVLGNAFFQKQADGGYREISDSIGAETYWPWGISTGDLNADGFDDVFVAASMNFPFRYAVNSVLLNNEGHEFLDAEYLLGVEPRRSGRTAIPWFEFDVTGNDKELFEAYQARGSRVTRIVAWGALGTRSSAIFDIDSDGDLDIITNDFNSEPLVLVSDLNDRIPELHFLKIDLTGTESNRDGLGAIVTVRTADKTQVKVNDGKSGYLSQSSCPLYFGLGNSGNVQGIEIRWPSGTLQKVEGPVTVDSTLEVQEADPQ